One part of the Salvelinus fontinalis isolate EN_2023a chromosome 4, ASM2944872v1, whole genome shotgun sequence genome encodes these proteins:
- the LOC129853231 gene encoding annexin A1-like, producing the protein MSFLQQTLYLGMADDSAQLNQGTVTPYPQFSADGDAGILDKAIKAKGVDENTIIEVLVKRSNAQRQQIKASYQKASGKPLETALKSALNGELEEVVLALLKTPAQYDAQQLKLAMKGLGTDEDTLIEILASRTNKEINEIKKVYKEEYKNELQNDIKSDTGGDFRNALLSLCKATRNEDFIVNQELAESDAKALYEAGEKKKGTDCSVFIDILTTRSAPQLRQGFEKYLKYSKVDVTKAIDLELKGDIENCLTALVKCAGSKPAFFAEILNLAIKGKGTRTKILTRIMVSRSEVDMARIKQAYQKTFGKTLYQDILNDTNGDYKKILLALCGSDS; encoded by the exons GCCCAACTCAATCAGGGCACTGTGACTCCCTACCCACAGTTCAGTGCCGATGGGGATGCAGGCATCTTGGATAAGGCCATCAAGGCCAAAG GTGTAGATGAGAACACCATCATTGAAGTGCTGGTGAAGAGGAGCAACGCCCAGAGACAGCAGATCAAAGCTAGCTACCAAAAGGCTAGTGGCAAG CCTCTGGAGACTGCCCTGAAGTCAGCCCTAAATGGAGAGCTGGAGGAGGTGGTTCTGGCACTGCTCAAAACACCAGCCCAATATGACGCCCAACAGCTCAAACTGGCCATGAAG GGATTGGGCACAGATGAGGATACTCTGATTGAGATTCTGGCCTCCAGGACCAATAAAGAGATCAATGAGATAAAGAAGGTCTATAAGGAAG AATACAAAAACGAGCTGCAGAATGACATCAAGTCTGACACAGGCGGAGACTTCAGAAATGCTCTGCTCTCGCTctgcaag GCTACTAGGAATGAGGACTTCATCGTGAACCAGGAACTTGCTGAAAGTGATGCCAAG GCCCTGTATGaggctggagagaagaagaagggaaCGGACTGCTCTGTCTTCATAGACATTCTGACCACCAGAAGTGCTCCTCAGCTCCGCCAAG gGTTTGAGAAGTACTTAAAGTACAGTAAGGTGGATGTGACAAAGGCTATCGACCTGGAACTGAAGGGAGACATTGAGAACTGTCTGACTGCCTTGG TGAAGTGTGCTGGAAGCAAGCCTGCTTTCTTTGCTGAGATTCTCAACTTGGCCATTAAG GGTAAAGGAACCAGGACCAAGATTCTGACCCGTATCATGGTGAGCCGTTCTGAAGTGGACATGGCCCGGATCAAACAAGCGTACCAGAAGACGTTTGGGAAAACCCTCTACCAGGATATTCTG AATGACACCAATGGCGACTATAAGAAGATCCTACTGGCCTTGTGTGGAAGTGACAgctaa